A region from the Syntrophorhabdus sp. genome encodes:
- a CDS encoding xanthine dehydrogenase family protein subunit M: MINDFHYLKPASVKEALAMYAEHDDCKIICGGQSLLIVLRQGMLAPEYLIDIKRLDELKYIKFDDKDGLRLGATTTHREIEKSDVIAKKYPALVAMEQKLASIQTRNWGTIGGNLAHADPAGDPGPVLIALKAEIKFGNAKGETTVPLDEFFVDYFETKMEHGDLVLEVHVPAPDSKSGCAYQKFNLLDSEMGIVAAAASVALNADGTCKDARVVLGNAGPTPLRVTKAEDLLKGKKLNDKLFEEAGKIASEEAQPVADIHASEEHRRHVLGVLTKRMLKKAFEQAQKAA, from the coding sequence ATGATCAACGATTTTCATTATCTGAAACCTGCAAGCGTCAAGGAAGCGCTTGCCATGTATGCCGAACATGATGATTGCAAGATCATCTGCGGCGGCCAGTCCTTGCTCATCGTCTTGAGGCAGGGCATGCTTGCCCCCGAATACCTTATCGACATCAAACGCCTGGACGAGCTGAAGTACATCAAGTTCGACGATAAGGACGGGCTGAGACTGGGCGCTACAACAACCCACCGCGAGATCGAGAAGTCGGATGTCATAGCGAAGAAATATCCCGCTCTCGTTGCGATGGAGCAGAAGCTTGCATCGATCCAGACCCGCAACTGGGGAACCATAGGCGGGAACCTTGCTCATGCCGATCCCGCGGGCGACCCCGGACCCGTGCTCATCGCCCTCAAGGCGGAGATAAAGTTCGGCAATGCCAAGGGTGAAACGACCGTCCCGCTGGACGAGTTTTTCGTTGACTATTTCGAAACGAAGATGGAACATGGCGATCTCGTTCTCGAAGTGCATGTGCCCGCGCCGGATTCGAAGTCCGGTTGCGCGTATCAGAAATTCAACCTCCTTGACAGCGAAATGGGTATCGTCGCGGCCGCCGCCTCGGTGGCGCTCAATGCCGACGGCACCTGCAAGGACGCCCGGGTCGTTCTCGGCAATGCAGGGCCAACACCGCTCAGGGTGACGAAGGCCGAGGACCTCTTGAAAGGCAAGAAGCTTAACGACAAGCTTTTCGAAGAGGCGGGAAAGATCGCTTCCGAGGAAGCCCAGCCCGTTGCAGACATCCACGCGTCAGAAGAGCACAGAAGGCATGTTCTGGGTGTTCTTACGAAAAGGATGCTCAAGAAAGCTTTTGAACAAGCCCAGAAAGCCGCTTAA
- a CDS encoding (2Fe-2S)-binding protein, whose product MEKQVLRLKINGDEYEIFIHPKTLLAEAIRDYVGLTGTKRGCDTVSCGACTVTVNGMSVKSCSVLAVQCEGMDITTVEGLEKNGKLSPIQRAFLDHGSYQCGFCTPGMLMSSTAFLDELGGKKPSEEEIRESIEGNICRCTGYNSIVRAIDAVAQGNYKEE is encoded by the coding sequence ATGGAAAAGCAGGTACTGCGTCTCAAAATTAATGGCGACGAATATGAGATTTTCATACATCCGAAGACATTGCTCGCGGAAGCGATTCGTGACTATGTAGGGCTCACAGGTACCAAGAGGGGTTGTGATACCGTCTCGTGCGGTGCGTGCACGGTCACGGTGAACGGCATGTCCGTGAAATCCTGCTCAGTCCTCGCCGTTCAGTGTGAAGGCATGGACATCACGACCGTTGAGGGTCTGGAAAAGAACGGCAAACTGAGCCCGATCCAGAGAGCGTTTCTTGATCATGGTTCATATCAGTGTGGGTTCTGCACCCCGGGGATGCTCATGTCATCCACGGCCTTCCTCGATGAGCTGGGGGGCAAAAAGCCTTCAGAGGAAGAGATACGCGAGAGCATCGAAGGCAACATCTGCCGGTGCACGGGCTATAACAGCATAGTCAGGGCCATTGACGCCGTTGCCCAGGGCAACTATAAGGAGGAGTGA